A segment of the Roseiconus lacunae genome:
ATCATCCGCCAGATGGTGCTGCACACCAACGAGCAGCCCAGTTATGCACGTGCCCATCAGCTCGCGTCGCTTTCGGCAAAGCCCAAACGACCAAAAAGCAAGCATGAATGGAAGACCGAGGTTCGCAATACGTTGCGTGCGAAGCACAACCTCGTGCGTTTGGCGGAGTTGAATACGTCTTGGTTGGCATCGTCTTTGACGGTGCTTGCGATGGCTGTCGTCGCTGGGGTCATTGGCCTTCGCAGTGGGGACGTGACAGCGATCGAACTCGCCCCGTTCTTTTGGATGGCTTTGGTCGTCCTCGTCGGGGCCCAAGGCATTTTATTGTTGGGCAAGTTATGGGAACGCGACGAAGGCGAAGGCCTACCACGCCGCTTGGTGCTCGCCGGGATCGGGGCACTGGTCGGTTGGTGGGCGTATTCACTGACCGATTTCTTTTTGTTGTCCACGATGCCGGCGCAAAGCGATTGGCTACAAGGTGACCTTCCTCAAGCGCTTTATCATGAAAACGGAACCGTCCGGGCATCCGGGATGATGGCGCACTTTGCGTTGTTGTTCGGGGGCATCCGATGGTGGAAAACCGTTGATCCTTTGCGCCGCACGCGTCTAAGTTTATGGGCCGTCGCGGTCACCTGCGTTGCCGCCTGGGGCGTCCATCAATTGCTGCCCATCCCGCAGCCGATCGGATTATTGGTCGCAGGAGGTTTGGCGATTGCCACGCAGATGTCCGCCCCATGGATCAACCCGCGTTCCTACGAAACCGAAATCGCACGTTTCTCAGATCGGCAAACCGGCCGCCGGAAACGTGACACTCGGGCCAATGACTCGCTTGCCATGGAGGTGAATTCATGAGGCAGTTATTTCCCGCCATGACCGCAGTCGCCGTTGTCGCCTTGGTCGCGAGTGTCGGCTATGCGGAAGTGGTTCAAGCCGACAAAGCGGAAGGAACGTTGGCGATCACCGAAACACCGAGCACACCGACTGAGGACACCGAAACACCGGGTGCAGGAAACGAGGTGAAAGCGAACCTAGACGAAGAAAAAGAAACCGCGCGAAAGTCTGGCGTAAACGATTCGCAAGATGAATCCGACGGCAAACACAGCAGTTCGTCGCCCTTGTCAGTGGCCCCGATGACCCACGTGACGTATCCCGACGATTGGCCGCAGTGGGCCGACGCCGAACCGAGCCTTTCCGGTAGCGTTCATACTTGGCCGGTCAGCACCGGGGGCTGTAAATCAATCGAACAGTGCGAAGAGAAACTGGTCGCGCTGCTGCGTGCCAATGTCGCACTTTACATCAAAGAATCGACCGGCTGGATCTCCGACGGCTCGTTCCTAAGTGACCAATGGATCGACGACGAACTGATCGTTCGACGTTACGTGGGCAAGATTGTCAAGGGCGACGAAGAGCTTCACGAAATTGCGGTCGAACTGGAGTTTGACAGCGAAGTTCGGGCGAAAATTAAGCGGGCGATGAATAACGATCAACTGGAAGATCGGCTCCGTGCGAGTAGCGGATTGTTTGTCATTGCCCTGATAGGGCTATGTTGCAGCGGTGGTTTGCTGGGCGTGATCAGCCGCCGGTTCGCGTAGCGCGACTCCGCCCGCGTCGACCTGTGGTGACGCTAGGAATTCTATAAATCAACGCGTTCAAACGTGGGGTGGGATGGTGACGATCGATCTGTGACCTACAATGAGGCGTTGACGCCCGCGAGCTGGTCCGGTTGAAGAGACGTACGCGAATCAATCCACTGACCACCACCGAAGTAGAAATGATGACAGACGATTCCGCCCCGGTTTACACGGCCGCCGATGTCGGTGCCGACAGCATCCTTCTTGTCGACGATACCGTGATCTTGCGGGATCGGTTGGCGATGGCCATGCGGCAACGCGGTTTTCTGGTGCAAACCGCGGGAAGTTATGACGAAGCAGTCGAAGTGTTCCATCACTCGCCAACCGACTTGGCCGTGTTGGATCTGCGAATGCCCGGACGGTCCGGATTGGATTTGTTGCGAAAATTGCTGCAGCTGAGTCCAAACACACGCATTATCATGCTTAGCGGATTCGGCAGTATCCCCGCCTCGATTGACGCCGTTCGAGCCGGTGCGGTGAATTTTTTGAGCAAACCTGCTGATGCAGACGACATTCTGGCCGCAATTACGCGGGGCGATGATCCCACCGTCCCGACCGGTGAAGTCAGTTTCCCGGCTCCTTCGTTGGCACGAAACGAATGGGAGCACATTCATCGCGTGCTCTCAGACTGCGGGGGAAACATTAGTGAAGCGGCACGTCGTTTAGGCATTCACCGTCGCTCGCTGCAGCGGAAACTTCGTAAACGGGCTCCAGAAGATCCGGCTAGCCCCGAGGTAATCGAAAACGACCCGACGGCACAGTAGGCTGTAGAATCAGTGGCGTTGATGCAGACCTTCGGTAGCTATCGAGACGCACCCGCCGTCGGTTGCCAATCGATCGGTCATGATGGCTTAATGTGTGGCTAGGGCCAATGTTTGGAAGTGGCTCATAATCCGACCGGTGTTGGCTGCGGTTAATTCACCGAAACCGTGGCCGACGCCATTCGACTGCTCCTAGTTTCATCGCTTGACGAAACATCAAGATCATTCGCTAAGGCTGACCGGAGTGTGATCACGTTGATCGATCAAGGCTCGAAGTTGATCGACTGCGATCCCTTCTTCACCGAGGATCAACAGCTCGGGGCGTTGGATTTCTTTCGAACGCTTGCGTTGTAGCCAGCTTTGTAATAACTGCAGTGCTTTGAGTTGGCGTTCGTCCGAGGTGCTTGACGTTACCACGTCGAAGGTAAAGTCTGCCCCTCCCGGCAACGATTGAATCGAGCGTCGCGCGATCAATCGAATTGCTTCGTAGTCATCGTCGACAAGGGCGGTCAAGAATGGCAATTGCCACTCGTTACCCGAAGCGATCTGGGCATGTTCCCAACCCATATGCCAAGCGGCAATCGCCCGCTGGCCGGCGTCCGAACGCGTCAGCCAAATGATCGAAGCGGCGATCGATGATTCGACCGGGTCAAGCGTTGGTGGTTCGATGTCGTACCACTGATCTAAGTGATCGGCCGACCAGGCTAACGTTTGGTCGAGGTGGCACAAATTGCAGGCGTTGGGACGTTTCGCGGCATGGTCTTTCCCAACATCGGGGCTGCTGATTTGGTGGCTACGAATCGCTTTCAACAATCCGTACGTCGTGTGGGGCATGTGGCAATTATAGCAATTCGAACCAACCGATTCGGGGGCATGGTGAGTGTGCGTTGTTCCGTATTGCTGCGAGTCATGACACTGCGTGCATGCATCGTTGGCCAACGCTTTTTCGCTCAGTTGATCGTTGGCCCATTCCTTGATGGGACGCGTGTCGGACGCGTCTTGATGAAGATCGTGGCACGACAGGCAAGTCATTTCGCCGTTGAGGTAGCAAGGTGAATCGATCAAACCATTGTATTCACGGCCACTGACACGGATCATTCCGTCTGGATAGTACGTTTCGTTGAGTAGGGTATCCAAGTCGGGATAGTTCAGTGTCTTTCGTGTTCGTTCGAATTCGGGTGAATCGCGATGCCACACGCTATGCGTTTCGGTTAGATCTTTGCCGGGCCGGTATTGGTGTCCGTGTTCTTGAAACTGTAAGTCCATTCGTTTGGGATCGATGACCGAGTGGCACTGGCCACAGACTTGACCCGACCGAACTTTCGAAAGGTTGGCCGGGTTGACGATCGGATCCTTAGCGAGACGATTTGCCGATCCTTCATCTTCGAGCGATCGAGACGGTTGAGCGTGAAAGGCAAGGTGGTCGGCGCCGGGGCCGTGGCAAGCCTCGCACGAAATCCCGAATTCGCCGACATGTGTGTCCCATTGTCCGGAAGCAAGACGTCGCCCCTTTCGCTGTGTCGAATGGCACCCGCTACAGACATCGTTCCAGCGGCCCATTTCGAATGACGAATCGATTCCCGGTGGCACCAAGAACGCAGATTGCCGGGGAATCCATTCTCCCGTTTCGTTTAGGTGGATCAATGGGAACATGCCAACCAAGCGTTGTTCGCCGGTCGCGAACCAATAGACTTGCATGTGATGCGAGCCTGTGGTCATTACGACCGGTGCATCGATCAGCTTGCTTGGGTCTTCAGGGTCCGTTGTTACGACCGAACACACCCCGTCTTTCATCTGCATCTTGTACTGATGTCCAAGGTTGGTGATCGACACATCATCGAAGTCACCTAGCACGATCTCGGGATCGGCGACTTGAGTCATCGTGCTGTGATACGACGCTGCCCAAGTCGCATGATTGTTGGGGTGGCAGTCGACGCACGCGTCAGAACCCACGAACCCGTCTGTCGGAACTTCGATCGGTCGGAACACTTCCAGTTTGGCTAGCGTGACGTCCGGTGTATCGTCACTTGGTTGTTCCCCGGCACTGGCAGGCGGCACGGTCGTTCTCGCAGCGTTTGGCCGAGGCGACACGGTTTGATCGGGCGACGAATTCGAGCGTTCGCCTTGCCGTATCGTTTCGCTACTCCTCAATTCGCCGACCTTCGATGGGGCACTCTCTGGCGGATCAGATAAACTTTGCTCGGCGATCGGATTCACCTCACGCGGCATCAAGACGGCAAGGGCGGCAAGGCAGAGCACAGAGGCAGAGAGAAACATGACTCCACTGCGGAATCGAATTCCTAAAAAAACGCATACTGCCACGGCGAGGATCGCGATCGCAATGAACCAAGTTGCCATGGGAATGTTGACCTCGATGCAAATGATTCGAAGAAAAGGAGAGGTTTGACGAGGAGCGGGAGTTGATCTTGGTGGCCGCGATCGATGTGACCTCTTGAGGTTGTCCTCAAGATATCCTGTTCACCGCGGCCACAGTTCCGACTGGTTCTCAATGACCAGCATTCGCTGGGAGGGAGCAATGTTCGTAAACACTTGCCGTTGTCCGCTCGGCCAATCAACGACCAATTTGTCGATGACGTCCGCTTGGTGGATGCCGATGTGAATGACCGCTTCATTTTTACCAAGGTAACCATCGCCGGTCTGAGCCCAAGCAACGTGCCGCTTTCGACCGGCGGTCAATTCTATTCTGGTTCCGATCGCGTCACGTTCCGACTTCGTCCCGATCAACTCAAGCATGATCGCTTGTCCGGTTGACTCGGTTTGGTTTTCGAGCAAGACGAAATCATCCACTAAATCAGTGATGGCAAGATCTAACCGACCGTCTTGATTGTGATCAAGGGTGACGACGCATCGACCGAGATGTTCTGCTTGGAAATAGTCATCGGATCCCTCGACGTCGATCGGATGGAAATGATTGTCCCGCCGCGCCAATATTTGGGTGGGCATTCGGAATGGTTTTCCTTTTTGGCGAAGGTCTTCGATGTGTCCATTGGCAATCACAAGGTCAAGACTACCGTTGTGGTCGTAATCGAATGCTTGGGTGCCAAAGCCCACCATCGGAACGGTTGCTTGGTCGAGCCCGAAGGCGATCGCCTGGTCGACAAACAACTCGTTGTCTTGTTGTAGATATAGATTCGAGCATTCGCCATTGAAATTTGTGATGTGCAAGTCGACGTGTCCGTTGCCATCGAAATCTGCGGCAGCGACTCCCATGCACGCCATCGGTTTGCCCCCGGTGCCAAAAGCGACGCCGCGTTGCACGGCAATCTCCGACCAAGTCGGATTTTGATCACTTGAATTCAGTTTCCACAAATGGTTTGGGTTTTGATCGTTGGCAACAAACACTTCGTTGGTTCGATCACCGTCCAGGTCCGTGATCAAAAGCCCTAAGCCGGTGCTGGCATCGGCCTCTGGGCGGCCCAGGGTCTGACGCTTCACCGTTCCATCGGATTGATGGACGCAGACTTTGGCGTTAGCAGGGCGAAAATGTTTTGGGCCGGGAAGCTTGATGGGCTCGCCAGAGGGATGATATTGAATTTCGTTGAAGACCGATGGGTCGTCGACATACTCGACTTCGCAAAGATCTGGCAACCCGTCGCCTGTTAGATCGGCGATTCCGATAGCCATGGTTACACTCGCTTGGTTCCAGTTTTCGGGTAACCTTGCGTCGTCAATCTCACGAAATGTTCCGTCGCCTTGATTGACCAAGATCCGATTGGTGCCGACGTTGCCAACGACAAGATCGATCATTCCGTCTTGGTTCCAGTCCCCAGCGGTGACGCCATGGGTGTATTGATTGTCCTCGCAATGCGCCGTCTTGCTGACCTCGATGAAGGACTGGTTACCGACGACAGTTTGGTCGTAAAGGTTTCGATACAACGAGTTCGAATGCAGGCTGACTCCGTGCGGCGGATCGCTACCGGCTTGGCCGAGATACAAATCGACTTTTCCGTCAAGGTCATAGTCCAGCGCCGCGACACCACTTCCGAGTGCTTCGAAAAGACGGAACTCCTTTTCGATCCGTTCGGGCCGATTGAAGTGTCGCATCGTGATGCCAGACCGTTTGGCGATATCGACAAACCTTGGCCGAAGCGGTATCGGATGGCTTGTTGGATTCCTTGACACCCTCGTTTCAGCAGGATCAGATTGGCGAGTCAACTCTCGGAGTCGCCGCTCTAACAGCTTCAGATCGACCGTGGCTGCAATCGTTTCCAGGGGAGGTAAGCTCCAATGGTTCGGATGACGCAACAACTGTTGTTTGTGTTTGGCCAAGACCGCGAGTTGGCGTGCTGTCGGCGCCGTCGCCTGAATCACGGTTTCTTGCCAAGCGATTGCTTCGACCGGTCGTCCAAGCGTCTTCATGACTCGTCCCATCTCGCGAGCGAGGTAGGGATTGGGGGGGCCACCGGATCCCATTTTGTAGGCCAATGCCTGGGACTCGTTAATCGACTTTTGATAGTCGCGAAGTTGATCTGCTTTGGTTTGTTTCTGCTGGGTGGTCAGGGCTTGGGTGAGCGCGGTTGCCGCTTCCATGGAGCCGGGCTCGCGACGCAACGCCTCGTAAAAGCAGCCGACAGAAGAAGGATCGTTTTGCTGTTCAAGCAAGCTTCCGATCGCGAGCCAGTAAGCGGGGTATCGCCGGAGTGACTGCGATGGTTCGGATGCCCATTGCCGAAGTGCATCGAAATCTTGGTTGAGCACCAGCAAGTAACCTTGCATCGCGACGGCAGCGGGGTGGCGTCGCTTCGTGAGTAGTTCGCTACGTTCAAGAACTAGTCTAGCTTCTCTGACATCGCCATTGGCTCGGAGGGCCGCGACAACATTGAGCACGCCGTTTTGTTTGACCGTTTGCGGGTCATCGATGTTGGGCTTTTCGCTGAATTGAACCCAAGTCAGCATCGGGTTGACCAGCGCGATCAGTTCGCGAAGCGTAAGTATCGATCGAGCAGCTAAGTAGCGCAACTGTTCGTTGGCGTCGAAACGAAATCCTTGTTCGTTAAGCATCCCGGCATACAATCGCCGTGCGACCAGATGGTCCGGGGCGCGTTTGACCGCGTCGGCTAACGTCTCGATCGCTTCCAGCGGCTCGGTGGAAAACAAAAGTTCTGCTGCCTGCATTCGAAATGCGATTTCATTGGAATCGTTGTCAGAAAGCTCATTTTTTGTGGCTTCGTCGGCAGCCATTGTGAGAAGGATCTCGGCGGCTTCCTTGAATTTGGATTGCCGTACGTTGATCCGAACAAGCAATTGGCGTGCTTGTTGGTGATCCGGCTGACGCAGCATCAATTGCCGAACCACTTGCTCTGCGGCCTCCAAGTCTCCACGCTCAAACGCTTGTTCGGCGGATTTGATTGGGGCAGCATCAGTTTGGGTGGCAACGTTTGCTTGGGTGGCAGCATTCGGGGCGGGCGAAGACGCAAAATTGTCTTGGGAATCGCGTCCACATCCACCAAGTGCAATAGGTAGCAGGACAGCGAAATAGCTGATGCAACGTAAGGCGAGTCGCATGTTGTTCTCTTAAAACAAAAAACCCTGCGTGCCGGTATCGACACGCAGGGCATCCTAATCGATATCTGGGCGTACCCGAGATTACTGGTTCAACGCTTCTTCAACAACTTCGTTGCTGGCACGAGTTCCCAAAGCACCCCACAAACCATAGGGGCTCTTCGAACCTGGCGACGAACCTGGGTAAGCCGCATTGGTTCCGCCGTGGTTTTGAACCACGGGGTGACGTGGGTCACCGGCTTCGACCGAATCGGTCATGAAGATCACCGCACCATCGCCCATCAGGACGTGTGCCCCACCTTGGTGACGGCTACTTGGCGGTTCAACACCGGTGTCGAAGTCGCCGCCGCCGCCCATACAAACCTCGCGGTTTGGAGGCAGGATGGTGGTGATACTGGTGTAAACGGGAACCGAGTCACACCAGCGGTAACCACGTTTCCAGTTGTTATTGCGTAGACCCGGATTGGTGTTTCCGACCGATTCGTCCCAGAAGCGTGGTCGTTCGGGATCGATCAAGCCAGCGTCCGCACAAGCACTTGGGCCGGCAGCACCATCGCGCCCGTGAATCGTGTTCCAACCGATTCCATAGTACGGATCGGTACGGATGTCGCGGTCACCAAGGCTGTTGGCGATCTCGCCGGCAGCGATCGTGTTGGACAAGCCGTCAAGGACGTCACGGAACTTCATGTAACGGCGGTTGTAAAAGAACCCGCGGTTACTGGCATTCGCACTGTTGATGTGACCCTGGTTCCAGGTGCCGCCTTGCCAGCGCCAGAACCCGTGGTTCACCCAGTCAGTCGAATCACCAATGTTTGCGGCGTAATTCGTACGCGCCATTCCCGGAGGCGGGATGCTTGGATCAGAAGGGCAACGAAGCGTTGGAATTTGAGTCATCCAAGGTTCGTAGTTGGTTGCCCAGGGACGCGGCCCGTTGGCGGAGAAGTCCAACGTACCGTCGCCGTCGCGGTCGTATGCCGAACGGATCTTGTCCCACAAGCCTTGTTGCTCCATGAACGACGTCAGCGGCACCAACCAGCTCAATCGGCGGCGGTTGTTGTCGGTGAAGTCAGTTCCGCCCGGATTACCGTTGCTGGTTTCGTGGAATGTACCGCCAGCTTGGGCCGGTAGGTTCTTAAATGCGGAATGATAATTGTGCAATGCCAAGCCAATTTGCTTGAAATTATTGCTGCAGCTCATGCGACGAGCCGCTTCGCGAGCAGCCTGAACGGCGGGTAGCAACAACCCCACCAGGATGCCAATGATCGCGATCACGACCAGCAGCTCCACAAGCGTGAAACCGGCGGTCTGTTTGCGTGTTCCCTTCATACACAGAACTCCAAAAGACGAGATGAAAAAGTGCGAGGGCAAATAACCCTCCCTACACATCATCCTATCGAAATTTCGTGGCACGTTAACGACAACTGAGCATTAGAAACTTGAAAAATGTGCAAAAACATGAGAACCCGCTCTTAGGGGTGGTGTTCGGCGGTTCAGCGAAGCAGCTTGCGTCCGTGCGAAAGCGACACCGTTTGTGTTTGATCTGACATTTCACGAAAAAACCCACCAGCATGGGGGTGCTGGTGGGTTGGTGATTGGATCGACGGAATTATCGCTCGATCGGTCTGCTTCGCCGGATGGTTGACCCACAGGACGGCGAATGCAACTGCGCTCTTTTTTGGAGAGCTTAGTTTTGCGAAGCGTCGTCAGCGTTTTCGCCGTACGATTCTTGCTCGTACGCTTCTTCAGCGGCCGCGTCCATTTCTGGGTCCTGCGGGACAACGTTGGTTTCGTTACCGCCGCATCCTGCGATAGCGAGGGGTGCGAGCATGACGGCCAAGGCAAAAACGAACT
Coding sequences within it:
- a CDS encoding response regulator transcription factor, with the translated sequence MMTDDSAPVYTAADVGADSILLVDDTVILRDRLAMAMRQRGFLVQTAGSYDEAVEVFHHSPTDLAVLDLRMPGRSGLDLLRKLLQLSPNTRIIMLSGFGSIPASIDAVRAGAVNFLSKPADADDILAAITRGDDPTVPTGEVSFPAPSLARNEWEHIHRVLSDCGGNISEAARRLGIHRRSLQRKLRKRAPEDPASPEVIENDPTAQ
- a CDS encoding cytochrome c3 family protein, translating into MATWFIAIAILAVAVCVFLGIRFRSGVMFLSASVLCLAALAVLMPREVNPIAEQSLSDPPESAPSKVGELRSSETIRQGERSNSSPDQTVSPRPNAARTTVPPASAGEQPSDDTPDVTLAKLEVFRPIEVPTDGFVGSDACVDCHPNNHATWAASYHSTMTQVADPEIVLGDFDDVSITNLGHQYKMQMKDGVCSVVTTDPEDPSKLIDAPVVMTTGSHHMQVYWFATGEQRLVGMFPLIHLNETGEWIPRQSAFLVPPGIDSSFEMGRWNDVCSGCHSTQRKGRRLASGQWDTHVGEFGISCEACHGPGADHLAFHAQPSRSLEDEGSANRLAKDPIVNPANLSKVRSGQVCGQCHSVIDPKRMDLQFQEHGHQYRPGKDLTETHSVWHRDSPEFERTRKTLNYPDLDTLLNETYYPDGMIRVSGREYNGLIDSPCYLNGEMTCLSCHDLHQDASDTRPIKEWANDQLSEKALANDACTQCHDSQQYGTTHTHHAPESVGSNCYNCHMPHTTYGLLKAIRSHQISSPDVGKDHAAKRPNACNLCHLDQTLAWSADHLDQWYDIEPPTLDPVESSIAASIIWLTRSDAGQRAIAAWHMGWEHAQIASGNEWQLPFLTALVDDDYEAIRLIARRSIQSLPGGADFTFDVVTSSTSDERQLKALQLLQSWLQRKRSKEIQRPELLILGEEGIAVDQLRALIDQRDHTPVSLSE
- a CDS encoding FG-GAP-like repeat-containing protein, which produces MRLALRCISYFAVLLPIALGGCGRDSQDNFASSPAPNAATQANVATQTDAAPIKSAEQAFERGDLEAAEQVVRQLMLRQPDHQQARQLLVRINVRQSKFKEAAEILLTMAADEATKNELSDNDSNEIAFRMQAAELLFSTEPLEAIETLADAVKRAPDHLVARRLYAGMLNEQGFRFDANEQLRYLAARSILTLRELIALVNPMLTWVQFSEKPNIDDPQTVKQNGVLNVVAALRANGDVREARLVLERSELLTKRRHPAAVAMQGYLLVLNQDFDALRQWASEPSQSLRRYPAYWLAIGSLLEQQNDPSSVGCFYEALRREPGSMEAATALTQALTTQQKQTKADQLRDYQKSINESQALAYKMGSGGPPNPYLAREMGRVMKTLGRPVEAIAWQETVIQATAPTARQLAVLAKHKQQLLRHPNHWSLPPLETIAATVDLKLLERRLRELTRQSDPAETRVSRNPTSHPIPLRPRFVDIAKRSGITMRHFNRPERIEKEFRLFEALGSGVAALDYDLDGKVDLYLGQAGSDPPHGVSLHSNSLYRNLYDQTVVGNQSFIEVSKTAHCEDNQYTHGVTAGDWNQDGMIDLVVGNVGTNRILVNQGDGTFREIDDARLPENWNQASVTMAIGIADLTGDGLPDLCEVEYVDDPSVFNEIQYHPSGEPIKLPGPKHFRPANAKVCVHQSDGTVKRQTLGRPEADASTGLGLLITDLDGDRTNEVFVANDQNPNHLWKLNSSDQNPTWSEIAVQRGVAFGTGGKPMACMGVAAADFDGNGHVDLHITNFNGECSNLYLQQDNELFVDQAIAFGLDQATVPMVGFGTQAFDYDHNGSLDLVIANGHIEDLRQKGKPFRMPTQILARRDNHFHPIDVEGSDDYFQAEHLGRCVVTLDHNQDGRLDLAITDLVDDFVLLENQTESTGQAIMLELIGTKSERDAIGTRIELTAGRKRHVAWAQTGDGYLGKNEAVIHIGIHQADVIDKLVVDWPSGQRQVFTNIAPSQRMLVIENQSELWPR
- a CDS encoding DUF1559 domain-containing protein; its protein translation is MKGTRKQTAGFTLVELLVVIAIIGILVGLLLPAVQAAREAARRMSCSNNFKQIGLALHNYHSAFKNLPAQAGGTFHETSNGNPGGTDFTDNNRRRLSWLVPLTSFMEQQGLWDKIRSAYDRDGDGTLDFSANGPRPWATNYEPWMTQIPTLRCPSDPSIPPPGMARTNYAANIGDSTDWVNHGFWRWQGGTWNQGHINSANASNRGFFYNRRYMKFRDVLDGLSNTIAAGEIANSLGDRDIRTDPYYGIGWNTIHGRDGAAGPSACADAGLIDPERPRFWDESVGNTNPGLRNNNWKRGYRWCDSVPVYTSITTILPPNREVCMGGGGDFDTGVEPPSSRHQGGAHVLMGDGAVIFMTDSVEAGDPRHPVVQNHGGTNAAYPGSSPGSKSPYGLWGALGTRASNEVVEEALNQ